A stretch of the Vidua chalybeata isolate OUT-0048 chromosome Z, bVidCha1 merged haplotype, whole genome shotgun sequence genome encodes the following:
- the RNF170 gene encoding E3 ubiquitin-protein ligase RNF170 isoform X2 produces the protein MDKNSLRNEHQNIHPENQELVRALRQQLQTDQDASAGDRHHFYTDMSCPVCLQQATFPIETNCGHLFCGSCIIAYWRYGSWLGAIRCPICRQTVTLFLPLFGEDQQGAAQVFQDVNDYNRRFSGQPRSIMERIMDLPTLLRHAFREMFSVGGLFWMFRIRIFLCLIGALLYLASPLDFLPEALFGILGFLDDFFVIFLLLIYISIMYREVVTQRLNR, from the exons ATGGATAAAAATAGCCTGAG AAATGAACATCAGAACATACATCCAGAAAATCAAGAGCTAGTGCGAGCTCTTCGTCAGCAGCTTCAAACTGATCAG GATGCTTCTGCTGGTGATCGGCATCACTTCTATACAGATATGTCGTGTCCAGTCTGTTTGCAACAGGCTACATTTCCTATAGAAACGAACTGTGGACATCTCTTCTGTG GTTCCTGCATTATTGCCTACTGGAGGTATGGCTCATGGCTGGGTGCCATCCGCTGTCCGATCTGCAGACAGACg GTAACACTATTCTTACCACTCTTTGGTGAAGATCAGCAGGGTGCAGCCCAAGTGTTTCAAGATGTTAATGACTACAATCGAAGATTTTCAGGACAGCCCAGATCA ATTATGGAGAGAATTATGGATCTCCCCACTTTATTGCGACATGCTTTCAGGGAGATGTTTTCTGTAGGGGGCCTCTTCTGGATGTTTCGCATCAGAATATTCCTCTGCTTGATTGGAGCCTTGCTGTACCTGGCTTCACCTctggattttcttcctgaagctCTGTTTGGAATTCTGGGGTTCTTGGATGatttctttgtcatttttctgctgctgataTATATCTCTATCATGTACAGAGAAGTGGTAACACAGCGTCTAAATAGATGA
- the RNF170 gene encoding E3 ubiquitin-protein ligase RNF170 isoform X3, which yields MSCPVCLQQATFPIETNCGHLFCGSCIIAYWRYGSWLGAIRCPICRQTVTLFLPLFGEDQQGAAQVFQDVNDYNRRFSGQPRSIMERIMDLPTLLRHAFREMFSVGGLFWMFRIRIFLCLIGALLYLASPLDFLPEALFGILGFLDDFFVIFLLLIYISIMYREVVTQRLNR from the exons ATGTCGTGTCCAGTCTGTTTGCAACAGGCTACATTTCCTATAGAAACGAACTGTGGACATCTCTTCTGTG GTTCCTGCATTATTGCCTACTGGAGGTATGGCTCATGGCTGGGTGCCATCCGCTGTCCGATCTGCAGACAGACg GTAACACTATTCTTACCACTCTTTGGTGAAGATCAGCAGGGTGCAGCCCAAGTGTTTCAAGATGTTAATGACTACAATCGAAGATTTTCAGGACAGCCCAGATCA ATTATGGAGAGAATTATGGATCTCCCCACTTTATTGCGACATGCTTTCAGGGAGATGTTTTCTGTAGGGGGCCTCTTCTGGATGTTTCGCATCAGAATATTCCTCTGCTTGATTGGAGCCTTGCTGTACCTGGCTTCACCTctggattttcttcctgaagctCTGTTTGGAATTCTGGGGTTCTTGGATGatttctttgtcatttttctgctgctgataTATATCTCTATCATGTACAGAGAAGTGGTAACACAGCGTCTAAATAGATGA